caagtctacaccaaatgattgtatcacacaaaccatgtaagatgttattcggtgattttcacatgatcaagatgaacttgattgaagcgaaagcttgccagcacatatttcgacaaATAATGTaatcgagttaaactcagctcgaaatctcaaatgtgcataatagaaaactatatagtaacatgacttatgtctcaatttaggagatacagtagaaataaacttttcaagtgataaatgagtttcagtctccacatacctttttgttgatgaatttccacaagctctccttagtagttattcgtcttcaatgatgaacgccgtgaagtctaatgctcaactacacaatctatcctagtccgagacatctataagtagactagaaatcaagacttatagttttgatcactaacattgacaaacaagcttgagatagcaacgcttgcgagttcgaccgagcagtgctctaacaagcgcAAGTGCCTAACTGACATTAAGGATAGACAAAGTATATTGATTTTAGTCTTGTATACTATCAGTTCTATGGAACTGACAACTTGAGCCTTTTGGTGTAGCTGTCTTTTTATGTATAAAAGATATCTGAGAGACTCTAGTTATGTAACGTTTCTCTTTTCTAACTGTAATAATACTTCCTTCACAGTTATTCTCTTTTCTATGTTTttcaattctttaatcttgattaTCAGAATACAGAATTCTCATAATGTAGCTATGATGAGTTTTATGTGGATGCATGGGGTTTCTATTGGAGGTATAAAAGTGTCTAAAATTTAATTTGGCACTTAAAATAACTGATACCTGCTGGAGGAATTCAGGAACCAAGGGTAAGTAATTGCACACTCACCTTTCCATGTGGCTCCCCACTTGGGAAGGCAGATATTTGTTCCATCTAAATAAGAAATAACAATGAAACATTTGAGCAGTGGAGTGATAAGAGACacttttaaactagataaattagTCATGAAGCTTTCCGGAAGACTACTAGCAATTTGATGTAGTGGATTCGAAGTAATAGCAAAAACACATCCATTGAAGTTGAAGTAAAATTGAAAATACAACCGATTTAGCACAAGTGCCTAACTGACATTAACTAGTCACTATCATCATCACTATCAGCCCACTCATCTTTAGTTACAGAGGCAAGATACTCCATCACTTCTCTTTGTCCATCTGTATACTCATCCCTGATAGCGTAATTCAACGGCAAACCCACCCTCTCGCATCGGCTGAATATTTGTGTCAATCTTGCGTTTTTCTTTACCAACGCCTTGACAAGTTTAATTTGCGCATATATGGTAGCCATGTGCAATACTGTAAAGCCACTCTCTGGATGTACAGCCTCGAGCGCTTCTGGCGGCCATTTTCACAATTTTCTCCATAAACGTCCACTGCTGGGAAACTGCAGCCGAAAGTTGAAGACACACAATCTCTTGTGCGGAGTCTCTTGATTTGAAAATTTTCTTTATTGCATTTTGATGAATTTCAAGATATATGTTAGCTGTTATATCCAGTCCTTTGTGAGTACTGCTGCATCAAATAGCGGCTGGCACCCATCAGTGTTCAGCACACCGGTTTCGGACTGCCATCAGTAACTaacaacttgtttgtttgcaactgactcggcgtctggatctgagtcaactcctgactcggaccgagtcagcagttagactgtttgttttccattttgagtcagatctgactcgacctctgactcagacataattcATGATTCGGatccatttgagtcaggtaacaaaatactccTGAATTATGGGACCAAACTCCTGACTCAGaaatttttgagtcagatgagtcagatctgactcgaaacaaacatattgagtcagatccagatgagtcaggtgattccactcagatccagacgactcagatgagtcaggaataAACAAACATGATGTAAATGATATTTAATCAGCCCCTTCTTGTACACAACAGCTTTGAACAACAAAGGAAATTTAGAAAACCGATTACGACATATCACAGCACCAAAAATCTGAGCAGAAATAAAATCCATGGCCATCGCCTACTGAAATCTCACAATTTTTATAGCATACATGTACTAACAGAAATGAGAATATCTTACAAACCACTAACAGAAAGCACTTTGACTATATGAGTCGGGATTATAATTAGAATATAGTACACAACCCGACTCGGCCAGTTGGAACAGCAAAATTTTGGAAATTTTCAAAGAAATGGATAATGTGGCAGCTGATGTCGTCTGCTCGTTCTTCCATGATGAAGTGACCAACTCCCTTAAGAACGACTACTTCTTGCAGAAATGGTACATCTCTCTTCATTAAACCACTGTGGATATATGCTTTAGCACCTGCCATATAATAACACAAATCCTGGTCTCCCACCATAAATTTAACAGGTACCTTTACCTGTGAACCTGTCCATTGCGCTGTCAATTCCCAGTTTCTGCCAATTCACAAGCCGAGAAAAACAATTAGTCTATTTAGATTTGATGTCACAATCAAGAATGTCTGAACTTTGTCAGTACGTACACATTTATGTTTCTGTAATAATTGAATCCTCCAGTGAAGCCTGACTTTTCGTATTTACTAGTGTAATACTGAATGTCTTCCTCAGATAACCATGAAGGCAATGTAATTTGGCCTTCGGGTGCGAAACCTTTGTCTCTAGGTATCTTAAGAGGAGCTGGAGTGTGGTAGCTCAAAAACTTCCTGAGTACTGTTTCAGTGCCAACACGCGCGAATTCAGCTTCCATCTCTCCAGGCTCCTAAGACATGAAAGCAAGTGAAACATAGTACACAAAATAAAGTTTCTGGGTAGCAGAATCAGATTTAGGAAACTGAAGAAAAGAACCTGAAACCGGATCATATAGTACTCATCACCATATATAGCTCGTAAGACCGTAAGTGGTCTGACAAAAGGGATTCGGGGAGTAAAGGCGACACTCAAGTTCACTAGTGCCTCAACCTTGTCTGGTCTAAACAAGCACAGGTACCAACTCATAACTGCACCCCAGTCATGTCCTACCAGAAACACCTGTGCAGCAACAagagaaatcatcaaaaaaaaatcctCTAAATTCATGAATTTGTAATTTCAGGAAAAA
This DNA window, taken from Papaver somniferum cultivar HN1 chromosome 3, ASM357369v1, whole genome shotgun sequence, encodes the following:
- the LOC113355204 gene encoding uncharacterized protein LOC113355204 — translated: MEDMGISHRMVAVNGIRMHIAEKGEGPVVLLVHGFPSLWYSWRHQILSLAASGYKAVAPDLRGFGDTDAPTSPQTYTCFHIVEDLVALIDTLGQDKVFLVGHDWGAVMSWYLCLFRPDKVEALVNLSVAFTPRIPFVRPLTVLRAIYGDEYYMIRFQEPGEMEAEFARVGTETVLRKFLSYHTPAPLKIPRDKGFAPEGQITLPSWLSEEDIQYYTSKYEKSGFTGGFNYYRNINVNWELTAQWTGSQVKVPVKFMVGDQDLCYYMAGAKAYIHSGLMKRDVPFLQEVVVLKGVGHFIMEERADDISCHIIHFFENFQNFAVPTGRVGLCTIF